From the Elusimicrobiota bacterium genome, one window contains:
- a CDS encoding RtcB family protein, with protein sequence MLKKIDPWRWELPRTGGMRVPGLVYASEGMLPKIEREKVAEQVANVAHLPGIVGRSLAMPDCHWGYGAPVGGVAATDAETGVISPGVVGFDISCGVRLLRSDLEAAAVRKRIPRIMDALHARVASGVGKGGPIRLDERGVRRVFERGARWAVEKGLGGREDLETCEDGGWLRDADPDAPSERAAERGRDQVGTLGSGNHFLELQEVDEVYDPGTAAVFGLFKGQIVALIHTGSRGSGYQVCEDALRAMQGVAARSGWRLPDRQLACAPIGSPEGRAYYAAMCAAANYARANRQAITHFIREAFARVLETGPDGLGLRVVYDLCHNIAKFETHLVDGAARRVLVHRKGATRAFPAGHPDVPEVYRGVGQPVLVPGSMGTASYVLVGTDAAMRETFGTVCHGAGRLLSRTQAAKRTDPHLLVRELESSGICVRTDNWKGLAEEAPSAYKDVDEVVEVCHSSGLAQRVARMRPMGVLKG encoded by the coding sequence ATGTTGAAGAAAATCGATCCGTGGAGGTGGGAACTGCCTCGGACCGGCGGCATGCGCGTGCCGGGCCTCGTCTACGCCTCGGAGGGGATGCTCCCGAAGATCGAGCGCGAGAAGGTCGCCGAGCAGGTGGCCAACGTCGCGCACCTTCCCGGGATCGTCGGCCGTTCGCTCGCGATGCCCGACTGCCATTGGGGCTACGGGGCTCCGGTGGGCGGGGTCGCCGCGACCGACGCCGAGACGGGCGTCATCTCGCCCGGCGTCGTCGGCTTCGACATCTCCTGCGGCGTGCGCCTGCTGCGCAGCGACCTGGAGGCGGCGGCAGTGCGCAAGCGGATCCCCAGGATCATGGACGCCCTCCATGCCCGCGTGGCCTCCGGCGTCGGGAAGGGCGGCCCCATCCGGCTCGATGAGAGGGGCGTGCGCCGGGTCTTCGAGCGAGGGGCGCGCTGGGCCGTCGAGAAGGGGCTGGGCGGCCGGGAGGATCTCGAGACCTGCGAGGACGGCGGCTGGCTGAGGGACGCCGATCCCGACGCGCCGAGCGAGCGGGCGGCCGAACGAGGCCGCGACCAGGTCGGGACTCTGGGCAGCGGGAACCACTTCCTCGAGCTCCAGGAGGTCGATGAGGTGTACGACCCCGGGACGGCCGCCGTTTTCGGGCTCTTCAAGGGGCAGATCGTCGCGCTCATCCACACCGGCTCGCGCGGCAGCGGCTATCAGGTCTGCGAGGACGCTCTGCGCGCCATGCAGGGCGTCGCCGCGCGCAGCGGCTGGCGCCTGCCCGACCGCCAGCTCGCCTGCGCCCCGATCGGATCGCCGGAGGGACGCGCCTATTATGCGGCGATGTGCGCGGCGGCGAACTACGCGCGCGCCAACCGCCAAGCCATCACCCATTTCATCCGCGAGGCTTTCGCGCGCGTCCTCGAGACGGGACCCGACGGACTCGGCCTGCGCGTCGTCTACGACCTCTGCCATAACATCGCGAAGTTCGAGACTCATCTCGTCGACGGCGCCGCGCGGCGCGTCCTCGTCCACCGCAAGGGCGCCACGCGCGCGTTCCCGGCCGGACATCCCGACGTCCCGGAAGTCTACCGCGGCGTCGGCCAGCCGGTGCTCGTCCCGGGGTCCATGGGGACGGCCTCGTACGTCCTCGTCGGCACGGACGCGGCCATGCGCGAGACCTTCGGGACCGTCTGCCACGGAGCCGGGCGCCTGCTCAGCCGCACCCAGGCCGCCAAGCGGACCGACCCCCATCTCCTCGTGCGCGAGTTGGAGTCCTCCGGGATCTGCGTCCGCACCGACAACTGGAAAGGGCTCGCGGAGGAGGCGCCCTCGGCATATAAGGATGTCGACGAAGTCGTCGAGGTCTGCCACTCCTCGGGGT